The Oscillatoria acuminata PCC 6304 genomic interval ATTCAGCAAACCCTTCTCGGGTGAGGGAGATAATCGGCACATTTTGGCGACAGGCTTCTGAAAAGGTACTGAATCCCGGTTTGGAAACGACTCGCCCACAAACCGGCATAAAATCCACGGGACGCAGGCGATCGCCATTGGTTTGATTGTCAATTTTAACTAAATTTGGCAAGTCTGGCGCATGGCGGTCAAAGGTGATAAATTGCCAGTCGGGAAAGTCATGCAAATTATCATAAGGAATTTGTTCCAGTCCCAATCCGCCAAAGGTGAGCAAAATCGTTTGTTCTGGAGGAGAGTTCAGCCCCCATTCCCGGCGAATTGTTTCCGGTTGATAGCGGGGAGTCCCGCCGGTTAACCCGAAATTTTTAATCGTCGGAAAGGCACTCATGGGTTCGTGAAAAGGCAGACGAAATAGGCAGTCACATTGACTAAAACAGTCCGCAATCCAATCGGCAATCGCTTCAAATTCTCCCCCCCAAGGGCGATAGATAAAATCCCAGCCAAAATTGCTCATCATCCAGACGGGAATGCCTGCGAATTTACCAATTTTGGCGGCTAAGGGGGGAATATCAGCCAAAATTAATCCCACGCGATTGAGATGAATAAAGTTCACTTCCCCAGCAATAATGGACGATTGCCGCTTGCGAATTTCTTGCAACTTTTCTAACGTGGCTATTTTATCCATTTTCAAGCTATCTGCCTGAATCACTCCCACATCTAAAGCCCTTTCCCGTAAGATAAAATCTCCGGGAATATAACTCTCCAATAACCACCGGGGGGCCGTGGTAACTAAAATCAAAAGAATATCCGGATTTAGCCTCTGAATTTCTGCCGCAACTGAAGCGGCGCGCACTGCATGACCAAAACCATGATTGGTAATAGCAACATAAACAACGGGTCGATTTTTCACGGTCTATATTTAGCTATAACATCACAACAGGATAGCGAGTAAATTCTATAATACCCTGTAGAGGCGATTCGAGAATCGCCCGAAACATATCAAACTAATTCCCCAGGGAGCATCTCAATTTGGCAAAGAGACCTAACCCCCCAGCCCCCTTCCCTCAGAGGGAAGGGGGAGCAAGACGTATAAATTCCCCTTTTAGGCCAAATTGAGATGCTCCCATTCCCCACTCCAAAAATACCTCAAAAACAGGGTCAAAATCCAACAAATATTCCAACTATTTTCCTAACTCAAACCCCATTAAAACTTCTGACAAAACTCCTGAACCCCCTGAATCAATTGTTCAATTTCCGATTCTAAGGTAAAATAATGAACACAGGAGCGCACACAATCTGGATTGAGAATTGTCCGAACCATCACGCGATGTTCTTTTTCCAAAAACTTAACCAAATTGTCATGAGTTGCCCCAGATTTTCGCAGACTTTCATTAATCTGAAACGAGACTAACCCGGCTTCCGGTGGAGTCTCTTTTAAGCAAATAATATCCGGTAACTCTCGAAGTTTTGTCCAGAGTTGATGACTTAAGACTTGGATGCGATCGTAGCGGGCTTCAGGGGTCCCCATGCCCTGATGAAAGGCGATCGCCTTTCGTAATCCCGCCAATAAAGGATAAGCGGAAGTTGCCATTTCAAACCGCCGTCCATCGGGTTTAAACCCTACCGAGTCCCCAGTAGAATTCATGACAATGCTACGCCAACCAATAAAAGTGGGATGGAGGGTTTCAGCCGCATCGGGACTGACATACAATCCGCCTAATCCTTCCGGTCCACACCACCATTTATGCCCAGTAAATGCATAATAATCGACGCCGATTTCAGTTAGATTTAACGGTAAAATCCCTACAGATTGGGCGGCATCTACGAGGACTCTAATTTTTGGGGAAGAGTTTGATTTTGGGTTAAATTCATGGCAAACTTTAACAATATCTGTTAGGGGTAAAACTTGTCCAGTATTCCAGAGGATATGACTAAGAACGACTAACCGAGTATTAGGGTGAAGGTGAGAGGCGATCGCCAAAATTGGATTCCCCTGATTTAAAGTTTCCATCAAGGGACAAATGGCAACTTGTAAATCGAATCGACGGGCGAGTTCATCAACGGCAGCGATAATTCCCGGATGTTCGCAGTCACCGATTAAGATGCGATCGCCCGGTTGCCAATCCAGACCCCACAAGGGAATATTGCATCCAATAGAGACATTTTCCGTGAGAGTAATCGTATCTGGAGTGACCCCCAATTCCGAGGCGATCGCCTCTCTTGTAGCGACGACTTCTTCATGGATCCAAAGTAACGCTTCTCCGGTAAAAGGTCCTTTTTCCTGAATCGATTGATAGGCTTGAAACAGGGCATTTAATGCTGATTCTGGCATCGGTCCTTGTCCACCATAGTTAAAATAGGCTTTATTCTGTAAAGCTGGAAATTGCTGGCGGTCAATCGGTTTCACAGGGATTTACCTCATGCTATAATTGGACTTAGAGTAAGATTAGCATCTTAGTTTATCAATTTGAATCGTTTTAATCAAACCCTTTAAAATAAGGAGCATTTTTATAATTTTAAACAATAGAAGGCAAGATGCTCCCGCACTTTTCTCTTAGAAGAACTCACAACAGAAGGCGAGGACGCTGAGGGCAACCCTACACAGTGCGCTCAGGCGGCGCGTTAGAGAGTTTGTGTAAGAGATAGAAAGCAGAGAACAGATATCGAGTGAGCGGGTAGATTTTCATGGAGTCTGAGGGTGCAATAGACTAAATTTTTCTTTCAAATTTTACCTGACTTTTAATAATTTATTCTTTATAATTAAATAAACCTTTACTAAAAATTCTATCAATTAATGTTTTCTACCTTTTGACGCTTTTGATTTGATGCGCCGTTTTTTCCCGACTGAGGAACCCACAGAAGGGGGGCAAGGTTGGACCCCTACAGATTTGGCCGATCGCCCCTGCCTGGGGATCCCAAACCGACCCCCTCATTGTTCCTTCACCAGAGTATTCTCGCCGACTGATTCTTGGTATGTTAAAGATATGCTGCTAACTGACAACCTTTTTTTTGATTACCAACGCTGTGCGCGCCTGTCATTCCTCAACCTGTATGGAAATGGCACTCATCCAGAACCCCCGAGTGATTTTGCCACCAAACTGAAACGGGATAGCGAAGTTTACCGGCACAACGTATTGGCAGAATACCCCGCTCAACGCCCAAATTATCCCTATGGAGACTGGGTGAAGGGTGCCGAGGCAACCGTGGCGTTAATGCAACAGGGTATCGATCGCATTGATCACGGCATCTTGATGACTCCAGGACCCCAAGGGGTCACCCTGATGAGTCGTCCTGATTTATTAATCCGAAAACCAGGGGCCTCGGTTTATGGGAATTGGTCCTATATTCCCGTGGATATTCGCTTTAGTAAACGTCCGAAGGCGCAACATCAAATTATGGCAGCCTTTCACGCCCTGGTGCTCGCGGGGGTCCAGGGGGCTTGGCCCCAGGACGCTTGGTTAGTTTGCCGTGAAAAAGGTGAATATTGGGTGAATTTAGAGCGATATGTCCCGCAAATGCAGAAGGTATTAGACCCTTGCATTAAAATGCTGACCAGTCGCCAAGAACCGGAAGTCTTTATGGCACGACATCCTTGCAGTATGTGCCACTGGCAGAGTGATTGTTATGCGATCGCCCAAGAGACACAGCATCTCTCCCTCCTGCCTGGAGTAACCCCGATTCGTTATCAACAGTTAAAACAACTGAATTTGACCCAATTAGAATCCCTCGCCCATGCGGATTTGCTCACCTTAGCTGAGGGTCTGGTCGAAGTTTGTAATAATCAATACGAACCGGAAACCCTTGCCCGAGATTTGATTTTACAAGCTAAAGCGACCCTGAATAATCAAGCGATCGCTTTACCGCAAGCATTACCTTTTTCCCTCAAGTCTCTTCCCGTCTCTCCCGTTGAGCTCTATTTTGATATTGAAGCGCAACCGGAATTAGACCTGGATTTTCTGTTGGGTGTCTTAGTCGTCGATCGCCGTAATCTCGCCCCAGGAGAAGCCCCAATCCAGAAATTTCATGCCTTTTTAGCCGAAAGTCCCGACGAAGAATGCCAAATTTGGGAGCAGTTTTTGGAATTAATCTGGACTTATCCCATTGCTCCCATTTTTCATTTTTGTGACTATGAAATTCAAACCCTCAAAAAACTTGCCCGCCGCTATCATACCCCCCCGCACCGATGGAAAGTAATTCTGAATCGGTTTGTGGATATTCATAAATTAGTCACCAAATCCGTAGTCATGCCCGTAGAAAATTATGCCCTCAAGTCGATCGCTCGGTCTCTCGGATTTGAGTGGCAAAATGCTTTAGCGTCCGGTGCTCAATGTGTGGTGTGGTACGATCGCTGGTTAGAAACGGGTGATCGTCATTATCTGGATTTGATTTTAACCTATAACGAAGATGACTGCATTGCTACCTTTGTCGTCAAAGACTGGTTAGTCAATTTTTCTCGAAATCTTCCCTCGACTTAATTATTATTCCCTGTATCTATCCTGAAAAATGGAATAATTTTACATTAAAACCAGCCAGGTTCGGATTGAAAAGACTGGATTTTACAGCTCTATCCTCTGGCAGCCTTTGAAGCAATATTGGATAAAACATTTATGGGTTTCTGTAAAAATCATTATCGTTTAGGGGTAATCTTCGGATTATCTTGTTGTCTGGGCATGGGTTGTCAACCGCAAACCATTTCAGAAACCTTCAATGGTCCTGCTACTTCCCTAACTTCTAATTCTGCCTCGGTGATTACTTCTTCTATTGAATATTTAGGAGAATTAAAAATCCCCACCGGATTTATTTTTCAGGATACCCAAATCGGCGGACTTTCGGGAATTACCTACGATTCTCAGCAAAATCTGTATTATGCCCTATCAGACGATCGCGGTATCCAAGGACCCGCCAGATTTTACACCCTAGAAATAGAATTGAATCCTCTGGTGGTTACCCCCATTGGCGTTACCCCCTTAGTGGATCAAAACAGTCGCCCTTTTCCTCCTTACAGTGTTGACCCCGAAGGGATTGCCTTGACCCGTCGCGATACCCTGTTTATTTCCTCTGAGGGAGATGTGGAACGCGATATCCAACCCTTCATTAAGGAATTTTCCCTAGAAGGAAAAGAACTGCAATCTCTCCCCATTCCTGATAAATTCCGCGCTGAAAATGGTCAAGGAATTCGCAACAATCTAGCTTTTGAAAGTCTAACTTTAAGCCCGAGTGAGCAATTTCTCTACACCGCCACGGAAAGTGCTTTAGTTCAAGATGGAGAACCCGCTAATCTGGAAAGCGGAACTCCTATCCGCATTTTGCAATATGACTTAATCACCGGACAGCCTGTTCAAGAATTTTACTATCTCACCGAACGAGTGTTGGCTGAACCGAACTATCCCGATGGATTTATGGTTCATGGATTAGTCGAATTACTCGCCTGGGATGAAACCCGATTGCTCAGTTTAGAACGGGGCTTTACAGAAGATGTAGGAACAACGGTTTTATTGTATGAAGTTTCTCTGGAAGGCGCAACGGATATTCAGCAAATTAAGAGTTTAAAAGATGTGGATATTCAAAATATCCAGCCGGCTAAAAAGCGCCTGTTGCTGGACTTGGAAACTTTAGAGATTCCTCTGGATAACCTAGAAGGAATGACCTTTGGTCCCCAATTAGCCGATGGACGACGGTCCTTAATTTTAGTCAGCGATAATAATTTTAATCCCTTGCAAGTGACGCAGTTTTTAGTGTTTGCGATTACCCTAGAAGAGTAAAGACGACTCCTGGACAATCTGGGGATAAATCTTCGATAATAGAGACAGTAATTTTCCTGAGCAATTAAGGGAGACTCACATCATGAGTAGACAACCTTCAGTGGAAAAACCCAACAGCAGAACGGAACAACAACTCCTTCCGTTAGAGAATGGCGATCGCCTCACTCGTCCTGAATTTGAGCGCCGCTATCATGCCATGCCGAATTGCAAAAAAGCTGAACTCATCGAAGGAGTCGTTTATATGCCATCCCCCGTCCGTTCTAAAAGTCACGGTTTACCCCATGCAGCAATCATGGCATGGTTAAGCAATTACTGGCTGGCAACCCCAGGAACCGAACTGAATGATAACACCACCGTGCGTCTAGATTTAGACAATGAACCCCAACCGGATGCACTGTTAAGAATTGAGACTGGGGGTACTTCAGCGATCGCCGAGGATGATTATGTGGAAGGTCCACCGGAATTTATAGCCGAAATCGCCGCCTCAACTGCTGCCTACGATTTACATGATAAAAAACAAGTCTACCGTCGTAACGGAGTGCAAGAGTATCTGGTTTGGCGCGTGTCTCAAACTCAACTGGATTGGTTTCGACTCACGGAAGGCGAATATATCCCCATCGAACCGGACGAAAATGGAGTTTTGCGGAGTCTAGTCTTTCCTGGGTTATGGTTAGACCGTTTTAAATTATTATCGGGAGATTTTTCTGGCGTCCTCGCAGTTTTGCAAGAAGGATTGAATTCAACCGAACACGCGCAGTTTATCAAGGAATTATCAGAAAAACCGCTGTAGTTGGGGTATTTTACTATCACAGTTCTACCTCATCATAAATGTCTGAAAGAGATAGCTGTAATCCCAGAGATTGAAATTCAACAATCTCGTTTTGTACAAAAGTTGCTAAAGTCCAATCGCCGCGATCGCCTCGCCGATAGACCTCCACCTTCTTTTCCGTTTGGGATACCAATACATACTCTTGAAGACTATCCAATTCCCGATAATTGATAAGTTTTTCGTGACGATCTATCCGTTCGGTACTCGGAGAAAGCACCTCAAAAATTAGACAAGGGGACTCCAGAAAATACTTTTGCCGGTCTTGAGGATCACAGCTAATTGAAACATCAGGATAATAGAATAAATCTAGTTGTTTGATTCTGACTTTCATGTTGCCCGAAAAGACTCGACAACCACTCCCGCGTAACTGAGTTTTTAGGCCAGTGATGATATTGACCGAAATCAAATCATGTTCGCGGCTACCGCCGGACATGGCATAAACTTGACCCTGAATGTACTCGTGACGAATGTCGCTGAGTTCTTCATAGTGCAGATATTCTTCGACCGTCAACACAGATTTTAATGCTTGATTAGACATGATTTTACCTTCCCGTGAGGATTGGATGGGGTGATGGTGGGTTAAGGAGGCGATCGCCTTTCCCTCTAGGATAAATCATCCCCTAACGCTTCATGACAGCAGGAAAAGGGGTTCAGAAATTCGACTCCATAAACCTTCACAGCGCTACCTTCTTATAAATTTCTGAGAGGGGTAGTTGTAATCCAGCCGACTTTAACTCAACGATACCGTCTTGGTCAAAGGTTTCTAAATTCCACTCCCCGCGATCGCCTCGCCGATAAACCTCCACCTTCTTTTCCGTTTGGGACACCAACAGATACTCTTGGAGACTCTCTAATTCGCGATAATTGCTCAGTTTTTCTTGGCGATCTATCCGTTCGGTACTCGGGGAAAGCACCTCGACAATCAGACAAGGGGATTCTAAAAAATACTTTTCCTGGTCCTGGGGATTACAGGTAACCGAAACATCTGGATAATAAAATAAATCTAATCGGTTGATTTTGACCTTCATATTGGCCGAAAAGACCTGACATCTCCCCCCGTCAAGATGGATCCGTAGGGCCATATAAATATTACCGGAAATCAAATCATGTTCTCGGCTACCCCCGGACATGGCATAAACTTGACCCTTAATGTACTCGTGACGAATGTCGCTGAGTTGTTCAGAGTGCAGATATTCTTCAACAGTCAGAACAGATTTTAAGGCTTGATTCGACATGATTTTGCCTTGAGTTGAGGATTTGAGGAGGTGATGACGGTTTAAGGTGGCGATCGGCCCTGACTCTAGGATAAATCATCTTCTAGAGCGTCACGACAGCAGCAACAACCTATAGGGGTTTTAACCCTCGCCCTGTCAAGGTGTATTTGTAGGGGCGTATTGCATACGCCCTCTTCATGTATGCAATGCGCCCCTACAAGAAACAAGGATGAGGTGGGATTCCATTGACGATTAAAGAGGGCGTATGCAATACGCCCCTACAAGAAACTTAGGATGAAGCGGGATTGAATTGACGGATAAAGAGGAATTATGCAATACACCCCTACAAGAAACAAGGATGAGGCGGGATTCAATTTACCACCTTGACAGGGCTAGGGTTAATCCCCCGCAGGTTTCTGCCAACACCCACGGGTTCTCCTGCACGGGATATTGCCAAGCTGTAATCGGCCCCTACCCCGGTCAAAAAACTTTTTTG includes:
- a CDS encoding aminotransferase class V-fold PLP-dependent enzyme; amino-acid sequence: MKPIDRQQFPALQNKAYFNYGGQGPMPESALNALFQAYQSIQEKGPFTGEALLWIHEEVVATREAIASELGVTPDTITLTENVSIGCNIPLWGLDWQPGDRILIGDCEHPGIIAAVDELARRFDLQVAICPLMETLNQGNPILAIASHLHPNTRLVVLSHILWNTGQVLPLTDIVKVCHEFNPKSNSSPKIRVLVDAAQSVGILPLNLTEIGVDYYAFTGHKWWCGPEGLGGLYVSPDAAETLHPTFIGWRSIVMNSTGDSVGFKPDGRRFEMATSAYPLLAGLRKAIAFHQGMGTPEARYDRIQVLSHQLWTKLRELPDIICLKETPPEAGLVSFQINESLRKSGATHDNLVKFLEKEHRVMVRTILNPDCVRSCVHYFTLESEIEQLIQGVQEFCQKF
- a CDS encoding TM0106 family RecB-like putative nuclease, with protein sequence MLLTDNLFFDYQRCARLSFLNLYGNGTHPEPPSDFATKLKRDSEVYRHNVLAEYPAQRPNYPYGDWVKGAEATVALMQQGIDRIDHGILMTPGPQGVTLMSRPDLLIRKPGASVYGNWSYIPVDIRFSKRPKAQHQIMAAFHALVLAGVQGAWPQDAWLVCREKGEYWVNLERYVPQMQKVLDPCIKMLTSRQEPEVFMARHPCSMCHWQSDCYAIAQETQHLSLLPGVTPIRYQQLKQLNLTQLESLAHADLLTLAEGLVEVCNNQYEPETLARDLILQAKATLNNQAIALPQALPFSLKSLPVSPVELYFDIEAQPELDLDFLLGVLVVDRRNLAPGEAPIQKFHAFLAESPDEECQIWEQFLELIWTYPIAPIFHFCDYEIQTLKKLARRYHTPPHRWKVILNRFVDIHKLVTKSVVMPVENYALKSIARSLGFEWQNALASGAQCVVWYDRWLETGDRHYLDLILTYNEDDCIATFVVKDWLVNFSRNLPST
- a CDS encoding esterase-like activity of phytase family protein; the encoded protein is MGFCKNHYRLGVIFGLSCCLGMGCQPQTISETFNGPATSLTSNSASVITSSIEYLGELKIPTGFIFQDTQIGGLSGITYDSQQNLYYALSDDRGIQGPARFYTLEIELNPLVVTPIGVTPLVDQNSRPFPPYSVDPEGIALTRRDTLFISSEGDVERDIQPFIKEFSLEGKELQSLPIPDKFRAENGQGIRNNLAFESLTLSPSEQFLYTATESALVQDGEPANLESGTPIRILQYDLITGQPVQEFYYLTERVLAEPNYPDGFMVHGLVELLAWDETRLLSLERGFTEDVGTTVLLYEVSLEGATDIQQIKSLKDVDIQNIQPAKKRLLLDLETLEIPLDNLEGMTFGPQLADGRRSLILVSDNNFNPLQVTQFLVFAITLEE
- a CDS encoding Uma2 family endonuclease; protein product: MSRQPSVEKPNSRTEQQLLPLENGDRLTRPEFERRYHAMPNCKKAELIEGVVYMPSPVRSKSHGLPHAAIMAWLSNYWLATPGTELNDNTTVRLDLDNEPQPDALLRIETGGTSAIAEDDYVEGPPEFIAEIAASTAAYDLHDKKQVYRRNGVQEYLVWRVSQTQLDWFRLTEGEYIPIEPDENGVLRSLVFPGLWLDRFKLLSGDFSGVLAVLQEGLNSTEHAQFIKELSEKPL
- a CDS encoding Uma2 family endonuclease, with translation MSNQALKSVLTVEEYLHYEELSDIRHEYIQGQVYAMSGGSREHDLISVNIITGLKTQLRGSGCRVFSGNMKVRIKQLDLFYYPDVSISCDPQDRQKYFLESPCLIFEVLSPSTERIDRHEKLINYRELDSLQEYVLVSQTEKKVEVYRRGDRGDWTLATFVQNEIVEFQSLGLQLSLSDIYDEVEL
- a CDS encoding Uma2 family endonuclease; this encodes MSNQALKSVLTVEEYLHSEQLSDIRHEYIKGQVYAMSGGSREHDLISGNIYMALRIHLDGGRCQVFSANMKVKINRLDLFYYPDVSVTCNPQDQEKYFLESPCLIVEVLSPSTERIDRQEKLSNYRELESLQEYLLVSQTEKKVEVYRRGDRGEWNLETFDQDGIVELKSAGLQLPLSEIYKKVAL